Proteins found in one Kineococcus endophyticus genomic segment:
- a CDS encoding EAL domain-containing protein, whose protein sequence is MTTLDTRPDARPDLRPDPLGVVLGRGLLRTVLQPVHDAVTGAGVAVEALLRGPADSALASPAHLFRAAAATGRTAELDRAARDTALAALAGVLPAAPRTVFLNTSLEGFTDAPDVPPGLQVVVDVSARSLLRAPGPTVRLLRRVRALGLPVALDDLGADVDVTALLTVVRPEVVKLDLRRLARRPADEVAALAGSVGAHTARTGALVLVESVEDEDDRRSALALGADLVQGWGVAHPVRPEDLPATGTLVLPTPARPAVPWRSAPSRTVPVAVADAALAHLRLRTRRRQDPVALVSLGGPAARRSAADLGRVAVRAHADLDGHGLAVLGPDAACVVLARPGRTLAERELLVSHDPDLVADLVGDVLADERTPARESVDAAEASPRHPTLTDVVAQALEADRATGTGTGLLLVGVDGTCRRGGREAVVRRMRRAVRSVDRWLPLGPDLFAVLLTGLPRAGSEGVVERVADALLLAVELAVDDHPTMSVSIGASLAPVRAVTAAEAHRQASAALESARGAGGGCARIWPV, encoded by the coding sequence ATGACGACGCTGGACACCCGGCCGGACGCGCGCCCGGACCTGCGCCCCGACCCCCTCGGGGTGGTCCTGGGCCGCGGGCTGCTGCGCACCGTGCTCCAGCCCGTCCACGACGCCGTCACCGGGGCCGGCGTGGCCGTCGAGGCGCTGCTGCGCGGCCCGGCCGACTCCGCGCTCGCCTCCCCCGCCCACCTGTTCCGCGCCGCGGCCGCCACCGGGCGCACCGCCGAGCTCGACCGGGCCGCCCGCGACACCGCCCTGGCCGCCCTCGCCGGCGTCCTCCCCGCGGCGCCGCGCACGGTCTTCCTCAACACCTCCCTGGAGGGGTTCACCGACGCCCCGGACGTGCCGCCCGGCCTGCAGGTCGTCGTCGACGTCTCGGCCCGCAGCCTCCTGCGCGCCCCCGGTCCGACGGTCCGCCTGCTCCGCCGCGTCCGCGCCCTCGGACTGCCGGTGGCGCTCGACGACCTCGGCGCCGACGTCGACGTGACGGCGCTGCTGACCGTCGTGCGGCCCGAGGTGGTCAAGCTCGACCTCCGTCGCCTGGCCCGCCGGCCCGCCGACGAGGTGGCCGCCCTGGCCGGGTCCGTCGGCGCGCACACCGCCCGCACCGGCGCCCTCGTGCTGGTCGAGTCGGTCGAGGACGAGGACGACCGGCGCAGCGCCCTGGCCCTGGGGGCCGACCTCGTGCAGGGGTGGGGCGTCGCCCACCCGGTCCGGCCCGAGGACCTGCCCGCCACCGGGACGCTCGTCCTGCCCACCCCCGCCCGGCCGGCGGTCCCCTGGCGCTCGGCCCCCTCCCGGACCGTGCCGGTCGCCGTCGCAGACGCGGCCCTGGCGCACCTGCGGTTGCGGACCCGCCGCCGGCAGGACCCGGTGGCCCTGGTGTCCCTCGGCGGTCCCGCCGCCCGGAGGTCGGCGGCCGACCTGGGCCGGGTCGCCGTGCGCGCCCACGCCGACCTCGACGGCCACGGGCTCGCCGTCCTGGGTCCGGACGCGGCCTGCGTCGTGCTCGCCCGGCCGGGCCGCACCCTCGCCGAGCGCGAGCTGCTCGTGAGCCACGACCCGGACCTCGTCGCCGACCTCGTCGGCGACGTCCTGGCGGACGAGCGGACCCCGGCCCGGGAGAGCGTGGACGCCGCGGAGGCGAGCCCCCGGCACCCCACGCTCACCGACGTCGTGGCGCAGGCCCTCGAAGCCGACCGGGCGACCGGCACCGGCACCGGGCTGCTCCTCGTCGGCGTCGACGGCACCTGCCGGCGCGGGGGTCGGGAGGCCGTGGTGCGCCGGATGCGGCGCGCGGTCCGCTCGGTGGACCGCTGGCTGCCGCTGGGTCCGGACCTCTTCGCGGTGCTGCTGACGGGGCTGCCACGGGCCGGCAGCGAGGGCGTCGTCGAGCGCGTCGCGGACGCCCTGCTGCTGGCCGTGGAGCTGGCCGTGGACGACCACCCGACGATGTCGGTGAGCATCGGGGCGAGCCTGGCGCCCGTGCGCGCCGTGACCGCCGCGGAGGCCCACCGCCAGGCGTCCGCCGCCCTGGAATCGGCACGTGGTGCCGGAGGCGGCTGCGCGCGCATCTGGCCCGTCTGA
- a CDS encoding MFS transporter produces MSGYFALLRDPVVARPFVASVVARIPIATAPLGLVLLVRTARDNYTLAGIVTGLFAVGLAVGSPLWGRAMDRIGQPRVLIPAASVSGLFLLLLTGATVWTAVPAAVLPVLAVLAGAAFPPLSPAMRSTWRVVVTSERGRRRGYALDAAAVETIFVGGPLLLSVLLLLGVAPLPLLVTVVLLVGGTLVYARSPGARRVRPQPVGAGGHGAGAALLHSPGFVLLLTVMAVMSVGFGILDVSMAGLAEHLLGSADRLGVLFAPIAGGSAIGGLLYGSRDWRSPDRRRLLVTLTLFGSLLFTVAFAAGEGIPLVVLLVVLFFTGLFISPNLIAAQGLVDLLAPGHRLGEAQAWLSTAITAGAAVGNAVAGILLDLAGARTALGVAATAVVSAAAVCLLAQRTWAARQSDPVPVH; encoded by the coding sequence ATGTCGGGGTACTTCGCGCTGCTGCGCGATCCGGTGGTGGCACGACCGTTCGTGGCCTCGGTGGTGGCGCGCATCCCCATCGCGACGGCTCCCCTGGGGCTCGTCCTGCTCGTGCGCACGGCCCGTGACAACTACACGCTCGCCGGGATCGTCACGGGCCTGTTCGCCGTGGGTCTGGCCGTCGGCTCGCCCCTGTGGGGCCGGGCGATGGACCGGATCGGTCAGCCCCGCGTGCTCATCCCGGCGGCGAGCGTCTCCGGCCTGTTCCTGCTGCTGCTCACCGGCGCGACGGTGTGGACGGCCGTGCCGGCGGCCGTCCTGCCGGTCCTGGCCGTGCTGGCCGGGGCGGCCTTCCCGCCGCTGAGCCCGGCGATGCGCTCGACGTGGCGCGTCGTCGTGACCTCCGAGCGCGGCCGGCGCCGCGGCTACGCCCTCGACGCCGCAGCCGTCGAGACGATCTTCGTCGGCGGGCCGCTGCTGCTCAGCGTGCTCCTGCTGCTCGGGGTCGCCCCGCTGCCGCTGCTCGTCACCGTCGTCCTGCTCGTGGGGGGCACCCTCGTCTACGCCCGCTCCCCCGGCGCCCGGCGGGTCCGCCCGCAACCGGTCGGCGCGGGCGGTCACGGGGCGGGGGCCGCCCTGCTGCACAGTCCCGGTTTCGTGCTGCTCCTGACCGTCATGGCCGTGATGAGCGTCGGCTTCGGCATCCTCGACGTGTCGATGGCGGGGCTGGCCGAGCACCTGCTGGGCTCGGCCGACCGGCTCGGCGTCCTCTTCGCCCCCATCGCCGGGGGGTCGGCGATCGGCGGGCTCCTCTACGGCAGCCGCGACTGGCGCAGCCCGGACCGGCGCCGGCTGCTCGTGACGCTGACGCTGTTCGGCAGCCTCCTGTTCACCGTGGCCTTCGCGGCCGGCGAGGGGATCCCCCTCGTGGTGCTGCTCGTGGTGCTCTTCTTCACCGGCCTCTTCATCTCCCCCAACCTCATCGCCGCCCAGGGTCTCGTCGACCTGCTCGCCCCGGGGCACCGCCTCGGGGAGGCCCAGGCCTGGTTGTCGACCGCCATCACGGCCGGGGCGGCGGTCGGCAACGCCGTCGCCGGGATCCTGCTGGACCTCGCCGGAGCGCGCACGGCGCTCGGCGTCGCGGCGACGGCCGTCGTCTCCGCCGCGGCCGTCTGCCTGCTGGCGCAGCGGACCTGGGCCGCCCGGCAGTCCGACCCCGTTCCCGTTCACTAG
- a CDS encoding SDR family NAD(P)-dependent oxidoreductase, whose translation MSSSPSSRPTALVTGATAGLGAAYARSLARRGHDLVVVARDVERLESTASALRTEFGVEVEVLAADLSDRAALQRVADRVGSREAPVDVLVNNAGFGLRQRFVDGEPADHERMFDVLCRAVMVLSRAATGAMVPRGRGRILNVGSVAGLVPGGGHYSAAKAYVIVLTETMAGELRGTGVSATVVEPGYVRTEFHARSGMSSGGTSSLSSRIWLDIEDVVDASLEDLFAGRPVSVPTKRWKAVSAVLDVVPRRVVSSVWNRMPSGAKRRHPTAGE comes from the coding sequence GTGAGCAGCAGCCCGTCCTCCCGTCCCACCGCCCTCGTCACGGGGGCCACCGCCGGCCTCGGGGCGGCCTACGCGCGCTCACTCGCCCGTCGTGGGCACGACCTCGTCGTCGTCGCGCGCGACGTCGAGCGCCTGGAGTCGACCGCGAGCGCCCTGCGCACCGAGTTCGGGGTCGAGGTCGAGGTGCTGGCCGCGGACCTGTCCGACCGCGCGGCGCTGCAGCGGGTCGCCGACCGCGTGGGCAGCCGGGAGGCGCCCGTCGACGTCCTGGTCAACAACGCGGGGTTCGGTCTGCGGCAGCGCTTCGTCGACGGTGAGCCGGCCGACCACGAGCGCATGTTCGACGTGCTGTGCCGGGCCGTGATGGTCCTGTCGCGCGCGGCGACCGGCGCCATGGTCCCGCGCGGCAGGGGCCGCATCCTCAACGTGGGCTCGGTCGCCGGGCTGGTCCCGGGGGGCGGGCACTACTCGGCGGCCAAGGCCTACGTCATCGTGCTCACCGAGACGATGGCCGGGGAGCTGCGCGGGACGGGCGTGAGCGCGACGGTGGTCGAGCCGGGCTACGTGCGCACCGAGTTCCACGCCCGGTCGGGCATGTCCTCCGGCGGCACCTCGTCGCTGTCGAGCCGGATCTGGCTGGACATCGAGGACGTGGTGGACGCCTCCCTCGAGGACCTCTTCGCGGGCCGGCCCGTGAGCGTGCCGACGAAGCGGTGGAAGGCGGTCTCGGCCGTCCTCGACGTCGTGCCCCGCCGGGTGGTCAGCTCGGTGTGGAACCGGATGCCGTCGGGGGCCAAGCGCCGCCACCCGACCGCCGGCGAGTGA
- a CDS encoding ATP-binding SpoIIE family protein phosphatase — protein MNAAVPASAPAETSDVLGDETARLAALREYVDVAAAPPAELQAVVRLAARLTGLPNAVVNIIDEHHQRQLVAEGFDPGTSERGESMCYYALGAGGLVHAADARRDVRWAAHPWVDGTLGHVRSYAAAPLLTPDHQALGTLCVFDEAAPRQLSDEQRAGLADLATMVVSLFDRERRARLVARHEEELRLARAAAETARALQEALLPHALPTGERVRVTSRYLPGTDGAEIGGDFFDAIRTDTAFVLVMGDVQGHNSAAAALMGRVRTAVRAYVSEGHEPSAVLERTNRLMQSFEGDLFATCCLLALDERTGEVAVASAGHPAPVVAAGDVGALDVDPGPPLGVQEEATYPQSRHRLTGPSRLLLYTDGLVEWPGQGGQGTHEATATGEAAMRRALTDGPGVDAETLADRLLAPVRGGGHDDAALLVVDYDGPAPGTRENRLVLPADTRAVGAARDWLRTTLHAWELTGTADEAELVVSELVTNALLHTGSPTALTLRHEVADRLLCVGVEDGSTQHPQPRTSDDDATGGRGMHIVQLLAQRWWVAPRGDGKTVWADLLVA, from the coding sequence ATGAACGCAGCCGTCCCCGCCTCGGCTCCCGCGGAGACCTCTGACGTCCTGGGCGACGAGACCGCCCGGCTCGCCGCCCTCCGTGAGTACGTCGACGTCGCCGCCGCCCCACCCGCCGAACTGCAGGCCGTCGTCCGCCTCGCAGCCCGCCTGACGGGTCTGCCGAACGCGGTCGTCAACATCATCGACGAGCACCACCAGCGCCAGCTCGTGGCCGAGGGCTTCGACCCCGGGACCAGCGAGCGCGGGGAGTCGATGTGCTACTACGCGCTCGGCGCGGGCGGTCTCGTGCACGCCGCCGACGCCCGCCGCGACGTCCGGTGGGCGGCCCACCCCTGGGTCGACGGCACGCTCGGGCACGTGCGCAGCTACGCCGCGGCCCCCCTGCTCACCCCCGACCACCAAGCCCTCGGCACGCTGTGCGTCTTCGACGAGGCCGCGCCCCGGCAGCTGAGCGACGAGCAGCGGGCCGGGCTCGCGGACCTGGCGACCATGGTCGTCTCCCTCTTCGACCGCGAGCGCCGCGCCCGCCTCGTCGCCCGGCACGAGGAGGAGCTGCGCCTGGCCCGCGCCGCGGCCGAGACGGCCCGGGCCCTGCAGGAGGCGCTGCTGCCCCACGCGCTGCCCACCGGCGAGCGGGTGCGGGTGACCTCCCGCTACCTGCCGGGCACCGACGGCGCCGAGATCGGCGGGGACTTCTTCGACGCCATCCGCACCGACACGGCCTTCGTCCTCGTCATGGGCGACGTGCAGGGGCACAACTCGGCCGCCGCCGCGCTCATGGGCCGGGTGCGGACGGCGGTGCGGGCCTACGTCAGCGAGGGGCACGAACCCTCGGCCGTCCTGGAGCGGACGAACCGCCTGATGCAGTCCTTCGAGGGCGACCTGTTCGCCACGTGCTGCCTCCTCGCGCTCGACGAGCGGACCGGGGAGGTGGCGGTGGCCAGCGCCGGGCACCCGGCTCCCGTCGTCGCCGCCGGGGACGTCGGCGCCCTCGACGTCGACCCCGGTCCCCCGCTCGGGGTGCAGGAGGAGGCGACGTACCCGCAGAGCCGGCACCGCCTCACGGGGCCCAGCCGGCTGCTGCTGTACACCGACGGTCTCGTCGAGTGGCCCGGGCAGGGCGGCCAGGGGACACACGAGGCGACGGCCACGGGCGAGGCCGCGATGCGCCGCGCGCTGACCGACGGCCCCGGGGTGGACGCCGAGACGCTGGCCGACCGCCTGCTGGCGCCCGTGCGGGGCGGAGGCCACGACGACGCCGCCCTGCTCGTCGTCGACTACGACGGCCCCGCGCCCGGCACGCGGGAGAACCGGCTGGTGCTGCCCGCCGACACCCGTGCCGTGGGCGCGGCCCGCGACTGGCTGCGCACGACGCTGCACGCGTGGGAGCTGACCGGGACGGCCGACGAGGCCGAGCTCGTCGTCAGCGAACTGGTGACGAACGCGTTGCTGCACACCGGGTCCCCGACCGCACTGACCCTGCGGCACGAGGTGGCCGACCGGCTGCTGTGCGTAGGGGTGGAGGACGGTTCGACGCAGCACCCGCAGCCGCGCACCAGCGACGACGACGCCACGGGGGGCCGTGGGATGCACATCGTCCAGCTGCTGGCCCAGCGGTGGTGGGTGGCGCCGCGCGGCGACGGCAAGACGGTCTGGGCGGACCTGCTGGTGGCCTGA
- a CDS encoding PAS domain-containing protein: MPGPSDREDRSRRAERVLAVLRDLWGDEPPPGPDPELAWIVDALAIDDAHGREAGLVVHSDAIALSSLSDWLGTPQFADEQTGAWQLDTATGRVVVDERGSEVLGVGRQSVGSERLMLDVHPADRPNVERAFDRAAAVGTPFRVTYRGRSPLGEWLWRTSTGRRLTVGPAGAVLVGFTTVHRPALPDG, translated from the coding sequence GTGCCCGGACCGTCCGACCGCGAGGACCGCTCCCGCCGTGCCGAGCGGGTCCTCGCGGTCCTGCGGGACCTGTGGGGTGACGAACCGCCCCCGGGGCCGGACCCGGAGCTGGCCTGGATCGTCGACGCGCTGGCGATCGACGACGCCCACGGCCGCGAGGCGGGGCTCGTCGTGCACAGCGACGCCATCGCGCTGTCGTCGCTGTCCGACTGGTTGGGCACCCCGCAGTTCGCCGACGAGCAGACCGGCGCGTGGCAGCTCGACACCGCCACCGGTCGCGTCGTCGTCGACGAGCGGGGCAGCGAGGTCCTGGGGGTGGGCCGGCAGTCGGTGGGCTCGGAGCGGTTGATGCTCGACGTCCACCCGGCCGACCGCCCGAACGTCGAGCGGGCCTTCGACCGGGCCGCCGCCGTCGGCACGCCGTTCCGCGTGACCTACCGGGGGCGCTCCCCGCTGGGGGAGTGGCTGTGGCGCACCAGCACCGGCCGGCGCCTCACGGTGGGGCCGGCCGGGGCCGTGCTCGTCGGGTTCACGACCGTGCACCGTCCGGCCCTCCCCGACGGCTGA
- a CDS encoding FAD-binding oxidoreductase, whose product MVEHMKWWGWGQEGVAFHHEDKPNLAPFVKRVSGIDFHAAPAQVPQLSELTVPPSQAPDALRKAFVEAVGQEHVHDDDLDRVVHAYGKSMRDLVRIRRGDFGRLPDLVVYPGTEAETEAALRVALESDAVLIPFGGGSNIVGSLEAPRDETRPVVSLDMGRMRLLLSLDETSQTARIQAGALGPDLEEQLNARGWTIGHFPDSFKHSTLGGWIATRSSGMQSDRFGDIADITRAVRVVTPHGIVATAEVPVQSAGPSVREMVLGSEGRLGIITEATVQVHRQAEQREIQAYFFPDYASGLKAMHDIAASDASPSITRVSDANETQFTLATSKKGSTLGQLLNKGVQLYASKRKGIDLSEMCLSFIGFEGSALHVRRNKSLVGEIVKKHGGFGVGAGPGKLYDQKKFDTPYIRDFILDRGAYGDVSETSSSWATLKSVHDNVVAAAGKAFAEVGVKGFVFCHLSHSYHSGACQYFTFAFQPPTDRDGLEAYDVVKGAIQQAFIDNGGTLSHHHAVGREHKRWIEDDLSAAGAKIVGSLFAGVDPGRNLNPGAVVD is encoded by the coding sequence GTGGTCGAGCACATGAAGTGGTGGGGTTGGGGCCAGGAGGGCGTCGCCTTCCACCACGAGGACAAGCCGAACCTGGCGCCGTTCGTCAAGCGCGTCTCGGGCATCGACTTCCACGCCGCGCCCGCACAGGTGCCGCAGCTGTCCGAGCTGACGGTGCCGCCGTCGCAGGCCCCGGACGCGCTGCGCAAGGCCTTCGTCGAGGCCGTGGGGCAGGAGCACGTCCACGACGACGACCTCGACCGCGTCGTGCACGCCTACGGCAAGTCCATGCGCGACCTCGTCCGCATCCGGCGCGGTGACTTCGGCCGGCTGCCCGACCTCGTCGTCTACCCCGGCACCGAGGCCGAGACGGAGGCCGCACTGCGCGTGGCCCTCGAGTCCGACGCCGTCCTCATCCCCTTCGGTGGCGGCTCCAACATCGTGGGCTCCCTGGAGGCCCCGCGCGACGAGACCCGGCCCGTCGTCTCCCTCGACATGGGCCGGATGCGTCTGCTGCTCTCCCTCGACGAGACGTCGCAGACGGCGCGCATCCAGGCCGGCGCGCTCGGCCCGGACCTCGAGGAGCAGCTCAACGCCCGCGGCTGGACGATCGGGCACTTCCCGGACAGCTTCAAGCACTCGACGCTGGGTGGCTGGATCGCGACCCGGTCCTCCGGGATGCAGTCCGACCGGTTCGGCGACATCGCCGACATCACCCGGGCCGTCCGCGTCGTCACCCCGCACGGGATCGTCGCCACCGCCGAGGTGCCCGTCCAGTCGGCGGGCCCGAGTGTGCGCGAGATGGTGCTCGGCAGCGAGGGGCGGCTCGGGATCATCACCGAGGCCACCGTGCAGGTGCACCGCCAGGCCGAGCAGCGCGAGATCCAGGCCTACTTCTTCCCCGACTACGCCAGCGGGCTCAAGGCCATGCACGACATCGCCGCCTCCGACGCCTCCCCGAGCATCACGCGCGTCTCCGACGCGAACGAGACCCAGTTCACCCTGGCCACCTCCAAGAAGGGCAGCACCCTCGGGCAGCTGCTCAACAAGGGCGTGCAGCTGTACGCCAGCAAGCGCAAGGGCATCGACCTGTCGGAGATGTGCCTGTCGTTCATCGGGTTCGAGGGCTCGGCCCTGCACGTGCGGCGCAACAAGTCGCTCGTGGGCGAGATCGTCAAGAAGCACGGCGGCTTCGGGGTCGGCGCGGGCCCGGGCAAGCTGTACGACCAGAAGAAGTTCGACACCCCCTACATCCGCGACTTCATCCTCGACCGCGGCGCCTACGGCGACGTGTCCGAGACGTCCTCCTCGTGGGCGACGCTGAAGTCGGTGCACGACAACGTCGTGGCGGCGGCCGGCAAGGCCTTCGCCGAGGTCGGCGTCAAGGGTTTCGTCTTCTGCCACCTCTCGCACAGCTACCACTCCGGGGCGTGCCAGTACTTCACGTTCGCCTTCCAGCCGCCGACCGACCGCGACGGCCTCGAGGCCTACGACGTCGTCAAGGGTGCCATCCAGCAGGCCTTCATCGACAACGGCGGGACGCTGTCGCACCACCACGCCGTGGGCCGGGAGCACAAGCGCTGGATCGAGGACGACCTGTCCGCCGCCGGGGCCAAGATCGTGGGGTCCCTCTTCGCCGGTGTGGACCCGGGGCGCAACCTCAACCCCGGCGCCGTCGTCGACTGA
- the aroQ gene encoding type II 3-dehydroquinate dehydratase, whose amino-acid sequence MSEHPADDAPTILVLNGPNLGRLGKRQPEVYGSTTLADVDAGLQRLAAELGVRVELRQTDAEHEMIGWVHAAADARQPVVLNPGGWTHTSVALRDACAELVAGLVELHVSNVHAREDFRRHSYITPVATGVVAGLGVEGYGLAVRFLAQRAGRAPRVGGDA is encoded by the coding sequence GTGAGCGAGCACCCCGCCGACGACGCGCCGACGATCCTGGTCCTCAACGGACCCAACCTCGGCCGCCTGGGCAAGCGGCAGCCGGAGGTGTACGGCTCCACCACCCTCGCCGACGTCGACGCCGGCCTGCAGCGGCTGGCCGCCGAGCTGGGGGTGCGCGTGGAGCTGCGCCAGACCGACGCCGAGCACGAGATGATCGGCTGGGTGCACGCGGCCGCCGACGCCCGGCAGCCCGTGGTGCTGAACCCGGGGGGCTGGACGCACACGTCCGTCGCCCTGCGCGACGCCTGCGCCGAGCTCGTCGCGGGCCTGGTGGAGCTGCACGTGTCCAACGTCCACGCCCGCGAGGACTTCCGCCGGCACTCCTACATCACGCCCGTCGCCACCGGTGTCGTGGCGGGCCTGGGCGTCGAGGGGTACGGGCTCGCGGTGCGCTTCCTGGCGCAACGGGCCGGGCGCGCCCCCCGTGTCGGCGGCGACGCGTAG
- a CDS encoding DNA-3-methyladenine glycosylase I yields the protein MPASPAMPAMPAMPASPASPSPATFRCFGTGDALYEAYHDTEWGHPVRDDRGLFERVSLEAFQSGLSWITVLRRRETFRAAFDGFDPEVVAAYGDADVARLLADPGIIRNRAKVEATVANARALLALQAAGGSLTELFWSAAPDPAPPVPQGPGDVPATTPESVALAKSLKAKGFRFVGPTTAYAAMQACGVVDDHLGECPARAAAERARAAIEEVHA from the coding sequence ATGCCCGCCTCGCCCGCCATGCCCGCCATGCCCGCCATGCCCGCCTCGCCCGCCTCGCCCAGCCCCGCGACCTTCCGCTGCTTCGGCACCGGCGACGCCCTGTACGAGGCCTACCACGACACCGAGTGGGGCCACCCGGTCCGCGACGACCGCGGGTTGTTCGAGCGGGTCAGCCTCGAGGCGTTCCAGTCCGGGCTCAGCTGGATCACCGTCCTGCGCCGCCGCGAGACCTTCCGCGCGGCCTTCGACGGCTTCGACCCCGAGGTGGTGGCCGCCTACGGCGACGCCGACGTCGCCCGCCTGCTGGCCGACCCGGGCATCATCCGCAACCGCGCCAAGGTCGAGGCGACGGTCGCGAACGCCCGCGCCCTCCTCGCGCTGCAGGCCGCGGGCGGCAGCCTGACCGAGCTGTTCTGGTCCGCGGCCCCGGACCCGGCCCCGCCCGTCCCGCAGGGTCCGGGCGACGTCCCGGCCACCACCCCGGAGTCCGTGGCGCTGGCGAAGTCCCTGAAGGCGAAGGGGTTCCGGTTCGTCGGCCCGACGACGGCGTACGCCGCCATGCAGGCCTGTGGCGTCGTCGACGACCACCTGGGAGAGTGCCCGGCACGGGCCGCCGCGGAGCGCGCCCGGGCGGCGATCGAGGAGGTCCACGCGTGA
- a CDS encoding VOC family protein, whose product MSSTVPCLWFDRDGLAAAERYVALFPDSRVVSTSPGGPDGAPMTVSFVLDGREWTIINGGPHFPQTEAFSVQVSCADQAEVDRYWDGLLADGGAEGQCGWLKDRWGVSWQIVPTRLPELLSDPDPERAQRAMTAMLGMRRLVVAELEAAADGGA is encoded by the coding sequence GTGAGCAGCACCGTCCCGTGCCTGTGGTTCGACCGCGACGGCCTGGCCGCCGCCGAGCGCTACGTCGCGCTGTTCCCCGACTCGCGCGTCGTCTCGACCTCGCCGGGCGGGCCCGACGGGGCGCCGATGACGGTCTCGTTCGTCCTGGACGGGCGCGAGTGGACGATCATCAACGGCGGCCCGCACTTCCCGCAGACCGAGGCGTTCTCCGTGCAGGTCTCCTGCGCCGACCAGGCCGAGGTCGACCGGTACTGGGACGGCCTGCTGGCCGACGGCGGCGCCGAGGGGCAGTGCGGCTGGCTGAAGGACCGCTGGGGCGTGTCGTGGCAGATCGTCCCGACCCGGCTGCCGGAGCTGCTGTCGGACCCCGATCCCGAACGGGCGCAACGGGCCATGACCGCGATGCTCGGCATGCGGCGCCTCGTGGTCGCCGAGCTGGAGGCCGCGGCCGACGGGGGTGCGTGA
- a CDS encoding NAD(P)/FAD-dependent oxidoreductase, protein MVDRQRVVIVGGGFTGLYAGKKLEKLLPASAAELVIVSPTDHLTYSPLLPDVTASVIEPRHVAVSLRQALPRHKLVVGHTTSVDPEAKTITISKSERGVVSDETQVLSYDKLLLAPGAVTRRFPIPGVSESARGVKTITEAAFVRDHLLAQLDAADSLPDDPRFDAERAERMTVVAVGAGYTGTEIVAQTHRWLSRVADRWSSIDVRDVKWLLIDVAPAVLPELGPRLGQYALSALKGRGIDVRLGVSVASVEGNVINLTDGTPVPSRTLIWGAGIMANPLMGTLGLPLDRGRLVVDAKMKVAGADDVWAAGDAAAVPDLAKPKPADGPQPITPPTAQHAQRQGTAVGKNIAASFGIGQAADYVHKDLGLVADLGGGTAVAKPLGIEMTGLPAKIVARGYHLYALPAMSNRIRVLTDWALHAVLPPQAVALNQTRPEDALITPAQNTDIYPKAEEKPKVG, encoded by the coding sequence ATGGTCGATCGACAGCGAGTCGTCATCGTCGGAGGTGGCTTCACCGGCCTGTACGCCGGCAAGAAGCTCGAGAAGCTCCTCCCGGCCTCCGCGGCAGAGCTGGTGATCGTCAGCCCGACTGACCACCTCACCTACAGCCCCCTGCTGCCGGACGTGACCGCGTCCGTCATCGAGCCCCGCCACGTCGCCGTGTCGCTGCGGCAGGCGCTGCCGCGCCACAAGCTCGTCGTGGGCCACACCACCTCGGTCGACCCCGAGGCGAAGACCATCACGATCTCCAAGTCCGAGCGCGGCGTCGTCAGCGACGAGACCCAGGTCCTGTCCTACGACAAGCTCCTGCTCGCCCCCGGCGCCGTCACCCGCCGGTTCCCGATCCCGGGCGTCTCCGAGAGCGCCCGCGGCGTCAAGACCATCACCGAGGCCGCGTTCGTCCGCGACCACCTGCTGGCCCAGCTCGACGCGGCCGACAGCCTGCCGGACGACCCGCGCTTCGACGCCGAGCGCGCCGAGCGCATGACCGTCGTCGCGGTCGGCGCCGGCTACACCGGCACCGAGATCGTCGCCCAGACCCACCGCTGGCTCTCCCGCGTCGCCGACCGCTGGTCGTCCATCGACGTGCGCGACGTGAAGTGGCTGCTCATCGACGTCGCCCCGGCCGTCCTGCCCGAGCTCGGGCCCCGTCTGGGCCAGTACGCCCTCTCGGCCCTCAAGGGCCGCGGCATCGACGTGCGCCTCGGGGTCTCCGTGGCCAGCGTCGAGGGCAACGTCATCAACCTCACCGACGGCACGCCGGTCCCCTCGCGCACCCTCATCTGGGGCGCGGGCATCATGGCGAACCCGCTCATGGGCACCCTGGGCCTGCCGCTGGACCGCGGCCGCCTGGTCGTCGACGCCAAGATGAAGGTCGCGGGCGCCGACGACGTCTGGGCCGCCGGTGACGCCGCCGCCGTGCCGGACCTGGCCAAGCCGAAGCCGGCCGACGGCCCGCAGCCGATCACCCCGCCCACAGCGCAGCACGCGCAGCGCCAGGGCACCGCGGTCGGCAAGAACATCGCCGCGTCCTTCGGGATCGGCCAGGCCGCCGACTACGTCCACAAGGACCTCGGGCTCGTCGCCGACCTCGGTGGCGGCACGGCCGTCGCCAAGCCCCTCGGCATCGAGATGACCGGTCTGCCGGCCAAGATCGTCGCCCGCGGGTACCACCTGTACGCCCTGCCGGCCATGAGCAACCGCATCCGCGTGCTCACCGACTGGGCGCTGCACGCGGTCCTGCCCCCGCAGGCCGTCGCGCTGAACCAGACCCGTCCGGAAGACGCGCTCATCACGCCGGCGCAGAACACGGACATCTACCCGAAGGCGGAGGAGAAGCCGAAGGTCGGCTGA